The proteins below come from a single Bdellovibrionales bacterium genomic window:
- a CDS encoding GNAT family N-acetyltransferase translates to MAKISSKNLKSKSGDTIIVRHATIADAEKMHVLGVSVFSTTDYLVATSEEFSAIPKEQQNARIKRLEDSENDLWLIAECGDQLIGMLDFQTGKSMKTKHKGSFGMVVSPSWQGNGVGNLLLTTLIEWVRSHPQIDVINLTVSEENKSAIALYKKLGFQATGREPYGLKLRDGQYLVDLTMTLKL, encoded by the coding sequence ATGGCCAAAATTAGTTCAAAGAACCTGAAGTCAAAGTCCGGCGACACCATCATCGTAAGGCATGCGACAATTGCAGATGCGGAAAAAATGCATGTTCTCGGTGTTAGTGTGTTCAGTACCACTGACTACCTAGTAGCTACTTCCGAAGAGTTCTCCGCAATTCCAAAAGAACAACAAAACGCGCGTATTAAACGCCTAGAGGATAGCGAAAATGATCTTTGGCTTATTGCTGAGTGTGGCGATCAACTAATCGGCATGCTGGATTTTCAAACTGGCAAGAGTATGAAAACAAAACACAAGGGATCATTCGGAATGGTCGTTAGTCCGTCATGGCAGGGCAATGGCGTGGGCAACCTTCTTCTTACAACTCTTATTGAGTGGGTTCGATCGCATCCACAGATTGATGTTATTAATTTAACTGTTTCAGAAGAAAATAAATCCGCAATCGCACTTTATAAAAAACTGGGGTTTCAAGCAACCGGCCGAGAGCCGTATGGACTCAAACTTCGCGACGGGCAATATCTAGTAGACTTGACGATGACTTTGAAACTTTAA